The DNA segment CATCCCGTCTGTGATAGCGATTGATGCAGAGATCGACAAGTCTATCCAGTTCCAGGCATTCGCGCCTGATGAGCAAGGGGATGAGAGTAGATACAGCCATGATTTGTCTCTGTATAATATGTTTATTAAGTTCGTTGAATATATCTATCAGGTTTTCTTTTAATTCTTCTAATGTCTTACCTTGTGTCATATAATCAGGGTATTCATCCAGATATCCAAGCCACATATCATCGTCTTTCCAGAAAACATATTTCTTTCTCTCCGTCGTTATTCTCCTACTAACACCTTCGTACTGCGCATGATGTGACATCGCTTCCATTATGACTTCCTGAGGCCGATTTAGGCAGAGAAAAACGCAGGTCTTGCTCAGCACACTTACACTTTATGTTAGTCAAAACAACTTCTGTAAGCAATAGATTCTTATAAGTGAACATAATTCCCCTGTCCCCAATTCTCACCTCATTTCCTCCTTTCCCATACCGCCTGAACCGAAGGGGGATCGATGATAGAAGCGATACCGAGAGAGACACGGACACCGGCCTTCCGGATAGCGGTCAGGGTGTGGTTGAAGAGGATGATGAGGTTCATGTCTCAAGAAAAATCCTATTGCTGACTGTTATTTTTACCATTATTTTATAAGTAAGATTTTTTTGGAGGGTAGAAAATGTTATCAACGGTAACCACTAAAGGCCAGGTAACCATTCCCAAATCCATTAGGGAACAGTACGGTATCAGCCCGCATGACAAAATCGACTTCCGGATCGAAGGCGACCGGATCGTCCTGGCGGTGGTCAAGACCCTCCGTGACCTCCGCGGCGTGGTGCCAAGCCGCGGAGGAGACCCTGCCCTGGAGAGGGGTGCAGCCAAGGAGGCAGTCGGCCGACGGGTAGCCGGGGAAATGACATGAAGGCCGTCTTCCTCGACACCAACGTCTTTATCCGCTTTTTTACCAACGACGATCCGGCCAAGGCGGACCGGGTGGAAAAACTCCTGGAAAAAGCGGCCCGCGGCACCCTCCGTCTGATAACCACCGAGATGGTAATGGCCGAGACCGTATGGGTCCTGGAATCCTTTTACGGGCTCGCAAACACGGAGATCGGTCCCATGGTCAAGGCGATTCTGGCGACCCCGGGCCTGGAGGTGATCAACGGTACACTGGTAGAGAAAGCGACTGAATATTATATGGCACATAATATCGACTTCATCGATGGTTATATTGCAGCCGTCATGGAGCATCGCCGGATCGACGAGATCTTCTCATACGACAAGAAACACCTTTCGAGGATAGCCTCGATTCGGCGGCTTGAGCCGTAAGACCGGGCCTCAGCCCTCGCCGAGGATGGCCTTGACGCGCTGGACCTTTTTCCACTGTTTTTGAGAACACTTCTTTTTCTGCCATTTTTTCGGGTTTGGTTCCCAAAGCTCCTTGAAGGCCTGTGCAAGTTCCTTCTTCATATCATCCGGAAAGTTATCTATACGACTGTAGATTTCCATGACCTTGTTTTCTGGTGTAGCTGGATCTTTTACTGCAGCTATATCACGCTCCTCGGGCGACATTTTTGCCAACTCAGCCTGACGTTTCGCTTCTGCCTCAATCCGTTCCTGCTCCTTGCGTGCAGCCTCTTCCTCTCGGGCCTTCTTTTTTTCTCTATGCCCTGTTTTCAGCTCATCCTTCTTCTTTACAACAGGCCACTATTGCCAGTGCCCATTTTTTCCTGTTTTTTACTCCTTTGTTGATGACGTTCTTGAACTGTGCCGTTAACTGTTTCAGACATTCTTTTCGCAGCTCCTTTTCTTTCATGCCCTTAATCCTGGCAAGGATTTCCGATGCTTGCCCTGGAAGCTCCGCCGACTTTGGCAGGTTTTGAACGAATCGATCTACTTTTTTTTGCCGTTCTGCGGCAGGATCAATTCGTATGATGTTGACTTGTCCTTTCTGAGTATCCGTGTCCATCGTCATCTGCTCCTTATTTTTGCCCGGGACAACAAAGCTACCATATCCCACTGAGGTCTTAGCTCCGAAACCGAGCCAGTCAAAGGCATGGACGAAAGCAGCTTGTAAGAGTTGTCGCCATGACGAAGTGAGCTGGTATGGAAGTTGGTTTGTCGTGCATTGGACATGAAATATGAAGGTAGTTCCAGGCGGCACGACGAGAAAGAAACTATGTATCGGTGGCTCACAGTCGGCGGGAATGGCGCCTTGTTGATAGTACTGAGTATAATGAGGGTTCAGGATCTCTATGCCAAGCTTGCCCTCTGGCGATTCAGGAAATACGTCCCAAAGGGACAATGCTCCCCGGAATGCAAGCGAGTCCCTCAGTTTTTTGTCATTAACCAAAGCAGCCAGGAACGCATGAGGATCGTCCCGGTACGGCCTGCGCTTTTCGGACGGAAGCACCGCTTCCATGAACTCTCGTGCATCGTCAAGGGAGAGTTCGCTAATAACAGCGAGGTAGGCTCTTTTTCTCTCGGCAGTCATGTCAGAGAGCAGTTTTTCCTTGGGCAATTTCCCCGTGACACCCAGGCTGGCGCTCGTCGCTTCGAAACCAAACAACCGCCAGAGTGCAAAGATATCCCAGTTCTTGCGGTCAGCAAGATCGCCCGACAAGGCAAGTTCTTCTGCAGCCTTACGCAGCACGCCCTTGACGCCGCTCCCTGCCAGGTATGGCAGGCCGTATGGTGTAAGAAAGGCAAAGCCATTCTCCACCGGGTTTTCCATACCTACGCCGGTGACAAAGGGCGCGGAGGATTTGGCCGTGATCTTATACACATTCTTGCCTAGCCTATCGGCATTGTCGATCTGTCGTGCCTTAACTTTCTTGATCAGCTCGATTGCTGTCCCCCCGAAGGCAAGCACCTGTTCCAGGGCCACTTTTTTCTTGTTCTTATCAAGCGTCCAGTCCGTTCTCCAGATTGGAAAGTAAGGCCCGAAACGATGGCCTGGTGGAGCTTGTTTGTCCGCAATATGTCTTTTCAGGTAATCGGGAGTTGCGGGAATGGCCATGGTTGAGTTCTCCTTAGATCTTGATCGCCCATTGATAATAATGTGGTTGTTATTCTTTGTCTTCTTTTACCGCCGCCGCAAGCTGCCGGATCCAACGCAACAATTCCATGGTTTCTTCGGTGGCCTGCCGGTACGAGAGCGATG comes from the Deltaproteobacteria bacterium genome and includes:
- the cmr6 gene encoding type III-B CRISPR module RAMP protein Cmr6, with amino-acid sequence MAIPATPDYLKRHIADKQAPPGHRFGPYFPIWRTDWTLDKNKKKVALEQVLAFGGTAIELIKKVKARQIDNADRLGKNVYKITAKSSAPFVTGVGMENPVENGFAFLTPYGLPYLAGSGVKGVLRKAAEELALSGDLADRKNWDIFALWRLFGFEATSASLGVTGKLPKEKLLSDMTAERKRAYLAVISELSLDDAREFMEAVLPSEKRRPYRDDPHAFLAALVNDKKLRDSLAFRGALSLWDVFPESPEGKLGIEILNPHYTQYYQQGAIPADCEPPIHSFFLVVPPGTTFIFHVQCTTNQLPYQLTSSWRQLLQAAFVHAFDWLGFGAKTSVGYGSFVVPGKNKEQMTMDTDTQKGQVNIIRIDPAAERQKKVDRFVQNLPKSAELPGQASEILARIKGMKEKELRKECLKQLTAQFKNVINKGVKNRKKWALAIVACCKEEG